One window of Chamaesiphon minutus PCC 6605 genomic DNA carries:
- a CDS encoding PEP-CTERM sorting domain-containing protein (PEP-CTERM proteins occur, often in large numbers, in the proteomes of bacteria that also encode an exosortase, a predicted intramembrane cysteine proteinase. The presence of a PEP-CTERM domain at a protein's C-terminus predicts cleavage within the sorting domain, followed by covalent anchoring to some some component of the (usually Gram-negative) cell surface. Many PEP-CTERM proteins exhibit an unusual sequence composition that includes large numbers of potential glycosylation sites. Expression of one such protein has been shown restore the ability of a bacterium to form floc, a type of biofilm.): protein MYEIKKGCAQAVAGAVTTAALYAIAAPAPAAAASFTLDNSNNNSGTFNYTGRLDTVTITTTGVYTIDAFGGQGGNSGNNNSPLKGGELKADFNLTQGEVLTIIVGGMGGMGTPGAFGSFGAGGGGGGTFVTTILNGMPTILLSAGGGDSVPGFFGPGGFGGGSGGNGGNNGLGGFVIDIPPVGTFSGAVLGIGGDGGFGGGGGGSGGIGGIGGSGIGIVNGNIALVTGNNGIGTSGSGGIGGRGGSSFGIYNQSAIAGSIVSNHVIRSGNGLLSITYNAPATAVPEPFTIVGTLIGGTAAFRMRKKLKTTHK from the coding sequence ATGTATGAAATCAAAAAAGGCTGTGCCCAAGCCGTAGCAGGTGCAGTCACGACCGCTGCATTGTATGCGATCGCCGCTCCAGCTCCAGCAGCAGCAGCCAGTTTCACTCTCGATAATAGTAATAATAATTCTGGCACTTTCAACTACACAGGCAGGCTCGATACTGTCACCATCACTACCACAGGAGTTTACACGATCGATGCTTTTGGGGGGCAGGGTGGTAATTCGGGCAATAATAATTCACCTTTAAAAGGTGGCGAGCTAAAAGCCGATTTCAATCTCACCCAAGGCGAGGTGTTGACAATTATAGTTGGCGGAATGGGTGGGATGGGCACTCCAGGTGCATTCGGCAGTTTTGGGGCTGGCGGTGGCGGCGGTGGCACTTTTGTGACCACAATTCTCAATGGAATGCCCACAATCCTTTTGAGTGCTGGCGGAGGGGATAGTGTCCCAGGTTTTTTTGGGCCAGGTGGTTTCGGTGGGGGTAGCGGAGGTAATGGTGGTAACAACGGCCTCGGCGGTTTCGTCATTGACATCCCTCCTGTTGGTACCTTTAGCGGTGCTGTCCTTGGTATCGGCGGCGACGGCGGTTTCGGTGGTGGTGGTGGCGGCAGTGGTGGCATTGGCGGCATCGGCGGCAGTGGCATCGGCATTGTTAACGGGAATATAGCTCTCGTCACAGGCAACAACGGTATCGGTACCAGCGGCAGTGGCGGCATTGGTGGTAGAGGCGGCAGCAGCTTCGGGATTTATAACCAAAGTGCGATCGCTGGATCGATCGTCTCTAATCACGTCATCCGCTCTGGCAATGGGTTATTATCGATTACCTACAATGCTCCAGCCACAGCAGTGCCCGAACCATTCACCATTGTCGGGACATTAATCGGTGGTACAGCAGCCTTCCGCATGAGAAAGAAACTCAAGACTACTCATAAATAG
- the cysC gene encoding adenylyl-sulfate kinase, whose translation MSQERGATIWFTGLSGAGKTTIARVVAEQLQLANLKVEILDGDLIRQHLAKELGFSHADRIENVRRIGFVADLLSRNGVIVLVAAIAPHRSIREELKQNSDKFLEVYVNSPLEVCERRDVKGLYAKARCGLIPNFTGIDMAYEVPLAPDLECQTDRETIAQSATKVLQKLVALDYIHADCHPKRFQIEFGVASIAASQ comes from the coding sequence ATGTCACAAGAGCGCGGGGCTACGATCTGGTTTACGGGTTTGAGCGGTGCGGGCAAAACCACGATCGCCCGTGTCGTAGCCGAACAATTGCAACTTGCCAATCTCAAAGTAGAAATCCTCGATGGCGATCTCATCCGTCAGCATCTAGCAAAAGAGTTAGGATTCAGTCATGCCGATCGGATCGAGAACGTGCGGCGGATTGGATTTGTGGCCGATTTGCTGAGTAGAAATGGGGTTATAGTCCTCGTAGCCGCGATCGCACCCCATCGATCGATTCGGGAAGAATTAAAACAAAATAGTGACAAATTTCTGGAAGTTTATGTCAACTCGCCCCTAGAAGTATGCGAACGGCGCGATGTCAAAGGTTTGTATGCCAAAGCTAGATGCGGACTCATCCCCAACTTTACAGGCATCGATATGGCTTATGAAGTTCCCCTCGCTCCCGATCTCGAATGTCAAACCGATCGCGAAACCATTGCCCAGAGCGCGACTAAGGTTTTACAAAAACTAGTAGCATTGGACTATATTCATGCCGATTGTCACCCCAAACGGTTTCAAATTGAATTTGGAGTAGCGAGCATCGCGGCATCGCAATGA
- a CDS encoding PEP-CTERM sorting domain-containing protein (PEP-CTERM proteins occur, often in large numbers, in the proteomes of bacteria that also encode an exosortase, a predicted intramembrane cysteine proteinase. The presence of a PEP-CTERM domain at a protein's C-terminus predicts cleavage within the sorting domain, followed by covalent anchoring to some some component of the (usually Gram-negative) cell surface. Many PEP-CTERM proteins exhibit an unusual sequence composition that includes large numbers of potential glycosylation sites. Expression of one such protein has been shown restore the ability of a bacterium to form floc, a type of biofilm.), with translation MKHSICSTKIAKVFIPVGCVAVSALVVAPAQAANFAFTENPDNTLSITADFFESGFSVNGNLLQQGGTPGTLTLPGSNNPVSFSGTWLNFNQSTPLSRTIYFTDGNTSQISDIFSYTVSNANNFGTISGTFQSASNLGFLPNGVSQSDVFQAGTSVPFSSDFLTASVATTAPTSVPEPFTIIGTLIGGTAAFRMKKKLNTTNK, from the coding sequence ATGAAACATTCTATCTGTTCCACTAAAATTGCCAAAGTTTTCATCCCTGTCGGCTGTGTGGCTGTGTCAGCACTTGTTGTTGCTCCCGCTCAGGCTGCCAACTTTGCTTTTACAGAAAATCCCGATAATACTTTGAGTATTACTGCTGATTTCTTTGAGAGCGGGTTCTCTGTCAACGGTAACTTGTTGCAGCAAGGAGGCACTCCTGGCACACTTACACTACCTGGAAGTAATAATCCAGTATCGTTTTCCGGAACTTGGCTCAACTTCAATCAATCTACTCCATTATCTCGCACCATCTATTTTACCGATGGTAATACTTCGCAGATTAGCGATATATTTTCTTACACGGTGAGTAATGCTAATAACTTTGGTACTATTTCTGGAACTTTCCAATCGGCAAGCAATTTAGGTTTCCTACCGAATGGAGTATCTCAAAGTGACGTATTCCAGGCTGGTACTTCAGTACCGTTTTCGTCCGATTTCCTCACTGCATCAGTGGCAACCACTGCGCCTACCTCTGTTCCCGAACCATTTACAATTATTGGTACCTTAATCGGTGGCACCGCAGCTTTTCGCATGAAAAAGAAACTCAATACTACTAATAAATAG
- the cimA gene encoding citramalate synthase produces MTIQIYDTTLRDGAQREGMTLAVEDKLKIARQLDRLGIPWIEGGWPGANPKDGEFFRRLQLEPLTQAEVVAFCSTRRPGGLAAEDRMLAAIIAAGTKWVTIFGKSWDLHVTEGLKTDLAENLEMIRDSIEYLISQGKRIIYDAEHWFDGYLANPEYAIQTLQTAIAAGADWLVFCDTNGGTLPQDITEIVDRVIKTVDPQRELQFGIHTHNDCELAVANALAAVSSGVTMVQGTINGYGERCGNANLCAIIPNLQLKLGYSCLSSADLMRLTQVSRYVSEVVNIAPNDYAAFVGRCAFSHKGGIHVSAVERNPLTYEHIDPLQVGNERRIAISEQSGLSNVLIKASEMGLTLTKADPRTRQILAKLKELEYQGYQFEGAEASFELLMREILGQTSTLFTIQGFQVHCSIATQQHHSLATIKIAVDGQDILEVAEGNGPVSALDAALRKALSRFYPELAKCHLTDYKVRIIDGGAGTAAITRVLVESSNGIHRWTTIGVSENILEASYQAVAQGIEYGLLVRSPQMCSLVEGMNIGYDRKK; encoded by the coding sequence GATGGCGCACAACGAGAGGGTATGACTTTGGCGGTTGAGGATAAGCTCAAAATTGCCAGACAATTGGATCGGCTGGGCATACCGTGGATCGAGGGTGGGTGGCCGGGTGCCAATCCTAAAGATGGCGAGTTTTTTCGGCGATTGCAGTTAGAACCGCTGACTCAGGCAGAAGTCGTAGCCTTTTGCTCGACGCGACGTCCGGGCGGACTGGCGGCAGAAGATCGGATGTTAGCGGCGATTATTGCGGCTGGAACGAAGTGGGTAACGATTTTTGGTAAATCTTGGGATTTACACGTTACCGAGGGCTTAAAGACCGATTTAGCCGAGAATCTGGAGATGATTCGGGACTCGATCGAGTATCTAATTTCGCAAGGCAAACGGATAATTTATGATGCCGAACATTGGTTCGATGGTTATTTAGCCAATCCAGAATATGCCATCCAAACTCTGCAAACGGCGATCGCTGCTGGTGCCGATTGGCTGGTCTTTTGCGATACTAATGGCGGTACGCTGCCCCAGGATATCACCGAAATTGTCGATCGCGTCATTAAGACTGTCGATCCTCAACGAGAGCTACAATTTGGCATCCACACTCACAATGATTGCGAACTAGCTGTCGCCAATGCACTCGCGGCGGTGAGTAGCGGCGTGACGATGGTCCAAGGGACGATTAATGGTTATGGCGAACGCTGTGGCAATGCCAATCTCTGTGCGATTATTCCCAATCTCCAACTCAAGTTGGGCTACTCTTGTCTGAGTTCGGCAGATCTGATGCGGTTGACTCAGGTAAGTAGGTACGTCAGCGAAGTCGTCAATATTGCCCCCAACGATTATGCGGCATTTGTCGGGCGGTGTGCCTTCAGCCATAAAGGTGGCATCCACGTCTCCGCTGTCGAGCGCAATCCGCTGACTTACGAACATATCGACCCGCTCCAAGTCGGCAACGAACGCCGGATTGCCATTTCCGAGCAATCGGGATTGAGTAACGTCTTAATTAAAGCCAGCGAGATGGGACTAACTCTGACTAAAGCAGATCCGCGCACCCGGCAGATTTTAGCAAAACTTAAGGAATTAGAATATCAAGGCTACCAATTTGAAGGTGCGGAGGCGAGTTTTGAACTATTAATGCGCGAGATCTTGGGTCAAACTTCGACGCTATTTACGATTCAAGGTTTTCAGGTGCATTGTTCGATCGCCACTCAACAGCATCATTCGCTGGCGACAATTAAGATTGCTGTCGATGGTCAAGATATCCTCGAAGTTGCCGAAGGTAATGGCCCAGTATCGGCTTTGGATGCCGCGTTGCGTAAAGCCTTAAGTCGATTTTATCCAGAATTAGCTAAATGTCATTTGACTGATTATAAAGTGCGGATTATCGACGGTGGGGCGGGCACTGCCGCCATTACGCGCGTTTTGGTAGAATCGAGTAATGGCATCCATCGCTGGACGACGATCGGCGTCTCAGAGAATATCCTCGAAGCATCATATCAAGCTGTCGCCCAAGGCATCGAATACGGGTTGCTGGTGCGATCGCCGCAAATGTGTAGCTTGGTAGAGGGCATGAATATTGGATACGATCGCAAAAAATAA